The Thermoflavifilum sp. genome contains a region encoding:
- a CDS encoding permease-like cell division protein FtsX, protein MRVAKAGTGRGRPSYLMSIIGVALVLFFLGIVGLLFINTRQLSSYFKENIEVQVILRDDVPEATAQALKDSLARLPFVKTIEYISKDEAYRRYVAETHDSAQVLLGYNPLYASLNFKARAAYVNVDSLQKIAGQLQQIPQVREVFYQQGLVDQLDKNMQRIGLVFLALSILLALVVIFLIDNTIRLAMFSNRFLIKTMQMVGATRWFIAKPFDRKSIWNGFISAVLAIMGICMVIYAAEQILPELRVLQNNLQLAILFVGLIVVGIFISLISTHRAVMKYLRTRVDDLY, encoded by the coding sequence ATGCGGGTAGCAAAAGCTGGAACGGGTCGTGGACGGCCTTCTTATTTGATGTCGATTATAGGCGTGGCACTCGTGTTATTCTTTTTAGGTATCGTGGGTTTGTTATTCATCAATACACGGCAGCTCAGCAGTTATTTCAAGGAGAACATCGAGGTTCAGGTTATTCTTCGCGATGATGTGCCGGAAGCAACGGCGCAGGCTTTGAAAGATAGTCTTGCGCGATTACCATTTGTGAAAACGATTGAATATATAAGCAAGGATGAAGCATATCGGCGATATGTGGCTGAAACACACGACTCTGCACAGGTTTTGCTGGGATATAATCCACTTTATGCCAGCCTCAACTTTAAGGCACGAGCAGCTTATGTGAATGTGGACAGTCTGCAAAAAATTGCCGGGCAATTGCAACAAATACCTCAAGTGAGGGAAGTGTTTTACCAGCAGGGATTGGTGGATCAATTGGATAAAAACATGCAGCGGATTGGGTTGGTTTTTCTTGCACTCAGCATTTTGCTGGCGCTGGTAGTCATTTTTTTGATTGATAACACCATCAGGCTGGCTATGTTTAGCAACCGTTTTTTAATTAAAACCATGCAAATGGTGGGTGCTACCCGATGGTTTATTGCGAAGCCTTTTGATAGAAAAAGTATCTGGAATGGCTTTATCAGTGCCGTGCTGGCGATTATGGGTATCTGCATGGTGATCTATGCAGCCGAACAAATATTGCCTGAACTCAGGGTATTGCAAAATAATCTACAACTGGCCATATTGTTTGTGGGCTTGATTGTTGTAGGTATTTTCATATCATTGATCAGCACCCATCGTGCGGTGATGAAATATTTACGTACGCGGGTTGACGATTTGTATTAA
- a CDS encoding DUF3098 domain-containing protein encodes MAKQSTSPRIPQKHLHTQRPFLFDKTNYIIMLAGLLVFIIGLLLMVGGKSNDPNQFHPEEIYSFRRITLAPIVVILGLVIEVFAIMKKPSHKQSTEPQTTSTSSR; translated from the coding sequence ATGGCCAAACAATCAACATCGCCTCGTATTCCTCAAAAGCATTTGCACACCCAACGGCCGTTTTTATTCGATAAAACCAATTATATCATTATGCTGGCGGGCTTACTGGTGTTTATCATTGGTTTGTTGCTCATGGTGGGGGGTAAGAGCAATGATCCGAATCAATTCCATCCCGAAGAAATTTATAGCTTCAGACGCATCACCCTTGCACCCATTGTGGTGATACTGGGATTGGTGATAGAAGTGTTTGCCATTATGAAAAAACCATCCCATAAGCAGTCTACAGAGCCACAAACCACTTCCACTTCATCACGCTGA
- a CDS encoding undecaprenyl-diphosphate phosphatase: protein MNLWQAILLGIIEGITEFLPVSSTGHMIIASSWMGIDQLAYTKLFEIVIQLGAILSVVVLYWRKFFDRGRLAFYRKIILGTVPALIIGYLLANEIDQLLDSPRTVGIMLLLGGIVFIWVDQWFKTPQVHDEEKMTVWQAIRIGFWQCLAMIPGVSRSAAAIIGGLQQKLSRELAAEFSFFLAVPTMAAATGYKLWEAYRHQPQLITEKHYLFLLLVGCGIAFLVAMVAIRSFIRYLQHHTFRVFGYYRIVLGIVVLILVWKGILK, encoded by the coding sequence ATGAATCTCTGGCAGGCCATTCTTTTGGGCATCATTGAAGGAATTACGGAATTTCTTCCTGTTTCTTCCACCGGTCATATGATTATTGCCAGCTCATGGATGGGTATTGACCAGCTGGCATATACCAAATTATTTGAAATAGTCATTCAACTGGGGGCTATTCTATCGGTGGTAGTATTATACTGGCGGAAGTTTTTTGATCGGGGACGTTTGGCTTTTTATCGAAAAATCATTCTGGGTACGGTTCCGGCTTTAATCATTGGTTATTTGCTGGCAAATGAAATTGATCAGTTGCTCGATAGTCCGCGCACGGTGGGAATCATGTTGTTGCTTGGAGGCATTGTCTTCATCTGGGTCGATCAATGGTTTAAAACGCCACAGGTACACGATGAGGAGAAGATGACGGTGTGGCAGGCGATCCGTATTGGTTTCTGGCAATGCCTGGCGATGATACCCGGGGTAAGCCGGAGCGCTGCTGCTATCATTGGTGGGCTTCAACAAAAATTGAGTCGCGAGCTGGCAGCAGAATTTTCGTTTTTTCTGGCAGTACCTACCATGGCCGCGGCAACGGGGTATAAATTATGGGAGGCCTATCGTCATCAACCTCAGCTGATCACTGAAAAGCATTACCTCTTTTTATTACTGGTGGGATGTGGCATAGCGTTCCTGGTGGCCATGGTGGCTATTCGTTCATTTATCCGGTATTTGCAGCATCATACCTTTCGGGTATTTGGCTATTACCGGATTGTTTTAGGCATCGTGGTGCTCATTCTGGTGTGGAAGGGCATTTTAAAATAA
- a CDS encoding alanine dehydrogenase produces the protein MESRTVSHGGHSFPGITPQEEVLAVKSHTAQLHIGIPREDAFHENRISLVPDAVAVLVNNGHRVAVEHAAGERSHFYDTDYAEAGAEILYHKKDIYQADIIVKSAPLSAEELELLHPGQIVISPIHLPMLKAEHLQKMMQKRITALSFENLKDDAGTFPIVRSMSEIAGSAVMLIAAHYLGNPQKGKGVLLGGISGVPSTEVVIIGAGVVAEYAARTALALGASVKVFDNNIYKLKRLQTNIGVRVYTSVIEPKTLSEQLKTADVAVGALSSQSGRTPIVVTEEMVKNMKAGSVIVDVSIDRGGCFETSEVTSLENPVFKKYDVIHYCVPNIPSAFSRTASQAISNVIMPLLLSAADEGGFDNLVWIKRGVRNGIYVYKGALTNFHLSERFKLKYTDLELLLAIKG, from the coding sequence ATGGAATCGCGCACAGTTTCACATGGTGGACATAGTTTTCCTGGTATTACTCCACAAGAAGAAGTTCTTGCTGTAAAATCTCATACAGCTCAATTGCATATTGGTATTCCCCGCGAAGATGCCTTTCATGAAAACCGCATCAGCCTTGTACCCGATGCGGTAGCCGTACTGGTTAACAACGGACACCGGGTGGCAGTGGAACATGCAGCGGGTGAGCGTTCGCATTTTTACGATACCGACTATGCAGAAGCCGGAGCCGAAATTCTCTATCATAAAAAAGATATCTATCAGGCAGATATTATTGTAAAATCGGCCCCCTTAAGTGCTGAAGAGCTGGAATTATTGCATCCCGGCCAGATCGTGATTTCACCGATTCACCTGCCCATGCTAAAAGCCGAACATCTGCAAAAGATGATGCAAAAGCGGATTACGGCCTTGAGTTTCGAAAATTTAAAAGATGATGCGGGTACATTTCCCATTGTGCGTTCCATGAGTGAAATTGCCGGGAGTGCTGTGATGCTCATTGCTGCGCATTATCTCGGCAATCCGCAAAAAGGGAAGGGTGTATTGCTGGGAGGCATCTCGGGCGTGCCTTCAACTGAGGTAGTGATCATCGGCGCAGGTGTGGTGGCAGAATATGCAGCCCGTACTGCCCTGGCGCTGGGAGCTTCCGTAAAGGTTTTCGATAACAACATCTATAAGCTTAAAAGACTGCAAACCAATATTGGTGTACGCGTTTACACTTCCGTCATTGAACCGAAAACACTTTCTGAACAATTGAAAACGGCCGACGTGGCTGTGGGCGCACTCTCCTCTCAGAGCGGACGAACGCCCATTGTGGTTACAGAAGAAATGGTCAAGAACATGAAGGCCGGCTCCGTCATTGTGGATGTAAGCATCGATCGGGGTGGTTGTTTCGAAACCTCTGAAGTGACATCGCTGGAAAACCCTGTGTTTAAGAAATACGACGTCATCCATTATTGTGTGCCCAATATCCCCTCGGCTTTTTCCCGTACGGCTTCCCAGGCTATCAGTAACGTAATTATGCCCCTGCTATTGAGCGCCGCAGATGAAGGGGGATTCGATAACCTGGTGTGGATCAAGCGTGGCGTGCGAAATGGCATATACGTTTACAAAGGAGCACTTACCAACTTCCACCTCAGTGAGCGATTTAAGTTAAAATACACCGACCTGGAATTATTACTTGCGATAAAAGGATGA
- the tsaE gene encoding tRNA (adenosine(37)-N6)-threonylcarbamoyltransferase complex ATPase subunit type 1 TsaE, with product MERFEYTLEQIEQAAALCWDKLKQAHVMAFHGEMGSGKTTLIQAMCRLKRVRENVSSPTFAIINEYTYLDESRQLQVIHHIDLYRLRSVDEAIRAGVEDCLDAPGICLIEWPELITSLLPDDTIHIYLEMLADKKRRLQISPAREVFLSLKNNP from the coding sequence ATGGAGCGTTTTGAATATACCCTCGAGCAGATCGAACAGGCCGCTGCGCTTTGCTGGGATAAACTCAAGCAGGCTCATGTAATGGCTTTTCATGGTGAAATGGGCTCCGGTAAAACGACCCTGATTCAGGCGATGTGTCGACTGAAACGCGTACGGGAAAATGTGAGCAGTCCAACGTTTGCCATCATCAACGAATATACTTATCTCGACGAGTCCCGACAATTACAGGTCATCCATCATATCGATCTCTATCGCTTGCGTAGTGTAGATGAAGCTATTCGTGCCGGCGTGGAAGATTGCCTGGATGCCCCGGGGATATGCCTCATCGAATGGCCGGAACTCATTACCTCTTTGCTTCCTGATGATACCATACACATTTACCTGGAAATGCTTGCCGATAAAAAAAGAAGACTTCAGATCTCGCCCGCCCGGGAGGTTTTCTTATCTTTGAAAAACAACCCGTAA
- a CDS encoding cation-translocating P-type ATPase, translating into MQTVKCKVEGMTCSGCVNNITRYLEKSGMQQVMVNLSTGDVQFEANEEVALDRIWDGIEQMGYRVVRHQDTGKHRLGWHSLMVKWIICLLFTLPLLLHMVVSWRWLHTLWVQALLATPVVVIGISHFGRGAWHALRNGAANMDVLITISVVAGYVYSLLAWLFPEGFGMAQPPVYFEAPAAIVSFVLLGNWLEQKAVKRTASAVEELLRLQVTRAHRVHPLSGQVEEVDNRLLQVQDEIWIREGEQVPADSVVIWGEAWVNESLFTGESMPVKRQVGDLLIGGTVIAQGAVRAQVKAVGQEAVLGRMIALVQQAQARKPAVQRLADRISSVFVPIVVVLSLFTIILGMGVFHLSFPAALLRAMAVLVIACPCAMGLATPAAVMVGLGRASKMGILIKDTDVLEKIPRLQTLVFDKTGTLTRGSLAIVGYDYFHLPEQDFRAIVAALERHSAHPIAKAIQKAWGQDSSIAFVQVQEKKGWGVEGIDEQGNIYRLGNERWFAHQLALPRGHNLYLVRFRQGGQPGELLGWIDLNDELRPEASQVVNIFKQRGYQIVLLSGDRRQACEAVAKELGIMEVYAEQTPEGKQQVLQHFMQLGTLAMVGDGINDAPALAQADISIAVAEASTIAMQSAGIVLLGNSLQQLPVALQLIEHTRHTIRENLLWALAYNLVAIPAAALGALSPVIAAFSMGFSDLVLIVNSLRLYVRKIKIA; encoded by the coding sequence ATGCAGACGGTAAAATGCAAGGTTGAAGGTATGACCTGCAGTGGATGTGTAAACAATATCACCCGTTATCTCGAAAAATCAGGCATGCAACAGGTGATGGTCAATTTATCTACGGGTGATGTTCAATTTGAGGCGAATGAAGAGGTAGCGCTTGATCGGATCTGGGATGGAATAGAACAGATGGGCTATCGTGTGGTCAGGCATCAGGATACAGGTAAGCATCGGTTGGGCTGGCATTCGTTGATGGTGAAATGGATAATTTGTTTGCTGTTTACCCTTCCCCTTTTGCTGCATATGGTTGTTTCGTGGCGATGGCTGCACACGCTCTGGGTACAGGCCCTGCTTGCCACACCTGTGGTGGTGATCGGCATTTCCCATTTCGGAAGAGGCGCCTGGCATGCCTTGCGCAACGGGGCGGCCAATATGGATGTGTTGATTACGATTAGCGTGGTAGCCGGATATGTGTACAGCTTGCTTGCCTGGCTTTTCCCCGAAGGTTTTGGGATGGCTCAACCGCCTGTGTATTTTGAAGCTCCTGCAGCCATCGTGAGTTTTGTGTTGCTGGGTAACTGGCTGGAACAGAAAGCTGTGAAACGCACAGCCTCGGCGGTTGAAGAACTGCTGCGCCTGCAGGTAACCCGGGCCCATCGTGTTCATCCGCTTTCTGGCCAGGTGGAGGAGGTGGACAATCGCCTGCTGCAGGTTCAGGATGAGATATGGATTCGAGAAGGAGAGCAAGTACCTGCCGATAGTGTGGTGATCTGGGGTGAGGCCTGGGTGAATGAATCCCTTTTTACGGGGGAAAGCATGCCGGTAAAACGCCAGGTAGGTGATTTGCTTATTGGTGGAACCGTGATAGCGCAAGGTGCGGTACGAGCACAGGTGAAAGCTGTAGGGCAGGAGGCTGTACTGGGCAGGATGATTGCGCTGGTGCAACAGGCTCAGGCGCGCAAACCAGCTGTACAACGCCTTGCCGATCGCATCAGTTCGGTATTTGTACCCATTGTGGTGGTGCTGTCGTTGTTTACCATCATCCTGGGCATGGGCGTGTTTCACCTTTCTTTCCCTGCAGCCTTGCTCCGGGCTATGGCTGTGCTGGTCATTGCCTGTCCCTGTGCAATGGGGCTGGCCACACCAGCAGCGGTGATGGTGGGGCTGGGCAGGGCGAGTAAAATGGGTATCCTCATCAAGGACACAGATGTGCTGGAAAAAATACCCAGGCTTCAGACCCTTGTGTTCGATAAAACAGGCACCCTTACGCGGGGTAGCCTTGCCATAGTTGGATATGATTATTTTCATTTGCCTGAGCAAGATTTTCGTGCGATTGTGGCCGCCCTCGAACGGCATTCCGCCCATCCCATAGCTAAAGCCATCCAAAAGGCATGGGGGCAGGATTCGTCCATTGCGTTTGTTCAGGTACAGGAAAAAAAGGGGTGGGGCGTGGAAGGCATCGATGAACAGGGGAATATCTACCGTCTGGGAAATGAACGATGGTTTGCGCATCAGTTAGCACTTCCAAGGGGGCATAACCTTTATCTGGTGCGATTCCGACAGGGTGGACAACCGGGAGAATTGTTGGGCTGGATTGACCTGAATGATGAGCTAAGACCCGAGGCCAGCCAGGTGGTTAACATATTCAAACAGCGGGGTTATCAGATCGTGTTATTGAGTGGTGACCGCCGGCAGGCCTGTGAGGCCGTGGCGAAGGAGCTGGGAATTATGGAGGTGTATGCCGAGCAGACACCGGAAGGCAAACAACAGGTTCTACAACATTTTATGCAACTGGGCACACTGGCTATGGTAGGAGATGGCATTAATGATGCTCCAGCACTTGCTCAGGCCGATATCAGCATTGCAGTAGCCGAAGCTTCAACCATTGCCATGCAATCGGCGGGCATCGTGTTGTTGGGAAATAGCCTTCAGCAACTTCCCGTTGCTCTGCAACTCATCGAGCATACCCGCCATACTATTCGCGAAAACCTGCTGTGGGCACTGGCTTATAACCTGGTGGCCATTCCTGCGGCGGCACTGGGCGCCTTAAGCCCCGTAATCGCTGCATTTTCCATGGGATTCAGCGATCTGGTGCTGATAGTCAATTCCCTGAGGCTTTATGTCCGCAAGATTAAAATCGCCTGA